Genomic window (Campylobacter lari):
TTCAATTTTATTTTGATGTTTCAGTGACTGATATATTTGTCACTATGTGTGTAGGTGGTACATTACACTTAATACCAAATGATTCCTTTGTTTTTCCAGGAAAAATAATGAAATATTTAGTTGCCAATAAAATAACAACAATTTTTTGGGTACCTTCAGTGCTGATTTATTTTGCTAATGAAAAATCATTGAATAAAATTCAAAATTTAAGTCTGAATAAAATTTTATTTGCTGGCGAAATC
Coding sequences:
- a CDS encoding AMP-binding protein; the protein is QFYFDVSVTDIFVTMCVGGTLHLIPNDSFVFPGKIMKYLVANKITTIFWVPSVLIYFANEKSLNKIQNLSLNKILFAGEIMPNKQLNIWRKYLPNTLFANLYGPTEVTVIASFYIVDRQFSDDELL